The following coding sequences are from one Deinococcus cellulosilyticus NBRC 106333 = KACC 11606 window:
- a CDS encoding bifunctional nitrate reductase/sulfite reductase flavoprotein subunit alpha has protein sequence MTSPTKTVKTVCPYCGVGCGMLLTVENNTVTKVAGDPEHPANAGRLCTKGLTSFQVLNHPGRLTEALIRRSRYAERESTPMGEALQKTAKRIRQIIDTHGPDAFSFYLSGQISTEAQYLANKLAKGFIRTNNVETNSRLCMSSAAAGYKMSLGSDAPPGSYEDIENSDLFVVIGSNMADCHPILFLRVLDQVKARGAKLIVIDPKKTATADKADLFLPIKPGTDLAFLNGLLYLLIENHRIDRSFIREYTEGFQELAAFVQDYTPEKVSQITGIPEKVLRHTAKLIGEAREFMTFWTMGLNQSTHGTWHTNAIINLHLATGKICRTGSGPFSLTGQPNAMGGREVGYMSHALPGQRAIASAEDRAFVEKVWGVPEGTIPPKPGLDAVPMFEAMKDGKIKGVWVIGSNPVASMPNRQKVIDGLEESELVIVQDTFLESETGNFADILLPGALWAEAEGVMVNSERNVALTQKAVDAPGDALPDWQIIAEVAREMGYGEHFNYSSASDVFEEIKKTWNPRTGYDLRGITHDRLRESTVQWPCAPEGEKRNPIRYLNDGVSQSLLTLKDGTQPEFAFPTDTGKAKFLARPYLPPQELPDEEYSFVLNTGRLPHQWHTMTKTGKIPTLNKLNPEPFVEIHPDDAKTLGVKAGDQLEIRSRRGKAVLPAQITNRVQPGNLFAPIHWNDLFGEDLCINAVTNDAKDPISLQPELKFCAVALIKVEAEQRELVPVTAGKAEAVPAQAFATPVDALRSALGLREVVTVNFESHEESYLSGFLVGLGRSYSPQMPSVPTLPTNAPLTPTKRDWVNGLLAGMFSRGAPGTLPEPSYSTAQSILILYGSQTGNAEGIAQTLSDSLESQAVSTKVLSMSDFKVEGLQNEHTVILISSTYGDGDPPDNAKAFWDELTQYQGNLSHLKYAVLALGDSNYDSFCQFGKNLEARMAALSAVALHPRVDCDADYSGTSSTWTKQLTRILSGQKAPEPKAGSKPASSKYSKASPFPAKLVVNRRITAPGSEKDVRHFEFDLSGSGLTYEAGDALGIIPTNDPELVQEILLSLELTGKESVSVKDGEQRLFEALFRHYDIARPGTDFIQALAERTGDGKLRALLDPERKAELRDFLWGKQIADLLGMYRVKFSAAEFASLLKPLQSRLYSISSSPRLDPNRVSLTVSVVRYQGNGKIRKGVSSGFLADRAQVSPVPLFVQKNATFKLPKDQTAPVIMIGPGTGIAPFRAFLHDRQASGATGRNWLFFGEQRQNTDFLYQEELLALQQRGILHKLDTAFSRDQKEKVYVQHRMLEKAKELYGWMQDGAHIYICGDASRMAKDVDQTLQRILMQQGSMSEDSAREYLGTLGQQKRYLRDVY, from the coding sequence ATGACTTCACCCACCAAAACCGTCAAAACCGTCTGCCCCTACTGCGGGGTGGGCTGCGGGATGCTTCTGACCGTGGAAAACAACACCGTCACAAAGGTGGCGGGAGATCCAGAGCATCCTGCCAATGCCGGGCGACTTTGCACCAAGGGACTCACCTCCTTTCAGGTGCTCAATCACCCTGGCCGCCTTACAGAAGCCCTGATTCGCAGAAGCCGTTACGCCGAGCGGGAAAGCACCCCGATGGGGGAGGCCCTCCAGAAGACGGCAAAACGCATTCGCCAGATCATTGACACCCACGGCCCGGACGCTTTTTCTTTTTACCTGTCCGGCCAGATTTCCACCGAAGCCCAGTACCTCGCCAACAAGCTCGCCAAGGGATTCATCCGCACCAACAACGTGGAAACCAACTCCAGACTTTGCATGTCCAGTGCAGCTGCAGGGTACAAGATGTCGCTGGGATCGGATGCCCCTCCGGGTTCCTATGAGGACATCGAAAACAGTGACCTTTTCGTGGTGATCGGTTCCAACATGGCGGACTGTCACCCGATTCTGTTCCTGAGGGTGCTTGATCAGGTCAAGGCCCGTGGTGCGAAGCTGATTGTCATTGATCCCAAGAAGACCGCCACGGCAGACAAGGCAGACCTGTTCCTGCCCATCAAGCCCGGCACCGATCTGGCCTTCCTGAATGGCCTCCTGTACCTCCTGATCGAGAACCACCGCATTGATCGCAGCTTCATCCGTGAGTACACCGAGGGATTTCAGGAACTCGCTGCTTTTGTGCAGGACTACACCCCCGAGAAGGTCAGCCAGATCACCGGAATACCCGAGAAGGTGCTGCGCCACACCGCAAAACTGATCGGGGAAGCCCGTGAATTCATGACCTTCTGGACCATGGGCCTCAACCAGAGCACCCACGGCACCTGGCACACCAATGCCATCATCAACCTGCATCTGGCGACGGGCAAAATCTGCCGCACCGGAAGCGGGCCTTTTTCCCTGACCGGTCAACCCAATGCCATGGGAGGCCGCGAAGTCGGTTACATGTCCCATGCCCTTCCGGGCCAGCGGGCCATTGCCAGTGCAGAAGACCGCGCTTTTGTCGAGAAAGTCTGGGGTGTGCCTGAAGGAACCATCCCTCCAAAACCCGGTCTGGACGCTGTACCGATGTTCGAGGCCATGAAAGACGGCAAGATCAAAGGGGTGTGGGTGATTGGCAGCAACCCGGTCGCCAGCATGCCCAACCGCCAGAAGGTCATCGACGGTCTGGAAGAGTCCGAACTGGTCATTGTGCAGGACACCTTTCTGGAAAGTGAAACCGGGAACTTCGCAGACATCCTGCTCCCCGGTGCCCTGTGGGCCGAGGCGGAAGGGGTGATGGTCAACAGTGAGCGCAACGTGGCCCTGACCCAGAAGGCCGTGGACGCTCCGGGGGATGCTCTCCCCGACTGGCAGATCATTGCAGAAGTGGCCCGTGAGATGGGTTATGGGGAGCACTTCAATTACAGCAGTGCCAGCGATGTCTTTGAGGAGATCAAGAAAACCTGGAACCCCAGAACCGGGTATGACCTGCGCGGCATCACCCATGACAGGCTGCGTGAAAGCACCGTGCAGTGGCCCTGCGCTCCCGAAGGTGAAAAACGCAATCCCATCCGCTACCTGAACGATGGGGTGAGCCAGTCTCTGCTCACCCTGAAAGACGGCACCCAGCCTGAATTTGCTTTCCCCACCGACACTGGAAAGGCCAAATTCCTGGCCCGTCCTTACCTCCCTCCCCAGGAGCTCCCGGATGAGGAGTACAGCTTCGTGCTGAACACGGGTCGGTTGCCCCACCAGTGGCACACCATGACCAAGACGGGCAAGATTCCCACCCTGAACAAGCTCAACCCAGAGCCTTTTGTGGAGATCCACCCGGATGATGCAAAAACCCTGGGCGTCAAAGCAGGAGATCAACTGGAGATCCGCTCCAGACGCGGGAAAGCCGTGCTCCCTGCCCAGATCACCAACCGGGTGCAGCCTGGAAACCTGTTTGCTCCCATCCACTGGAATGATTTGTTTGGAGAGGACCTGTGCATCAATGCGGTCACCAATGACGCGAAAGATCCCATCTCCCTGCAGCCAGAATTGAAATTCTGCGCTGTGGCGCTCATAAAAGTGGAGGCCGAGCAGCGCGAACTGGTCCCTGTGACAGCAGGCAAGGCAGAAGCCGTTCCTGCACAGGCTTTTGCAACTCCCGTAGACGCCCTGCGCTCTGCTCTGGGGCTGCGTGAAGTGGTCACGGTCAACTTTGAATCCCATGAGGAAAGTTACCTCTCCGGGTTTCTGGTCGGTCTGGGACGCTCCTACTCCCCCCAGATGCCCTCGGTGCCCACCCTGCCCACCAATGCCCCCCTGACCCCCACCAAACGGGACTGGGTGAATGGACTGCTGGCCGGAATGTTCTCCAGAGGTGCACCAGGCACCCTGCCCGAACCTTCCTATTCCACGGCCCAGAGCATCCTGATTCTGTACGGATCTCAGACTGGAAATGCAGAAGGCATTGCCCAGACCCTCTCCGACAGTCTGGAAAGTCAGGCCGTTTCCACCAAGGTGCTCAGCATGTCCGACTTCAAGGTTGAGGGTCTGCAGAACGAGCATACCGTGATCCTGATCTCCAGCACCTACGGAGACGGCGATCCACCAGACAACGCAAAAGCCTTCTGGGACGAACTGACTCAATACCAGGGCAACCTGAGCCACCTGAAATATGCAGTTCTTGCCCTCGGGGACAGCAATTACGATTCTTTCTGCCAATTTGGGAAGAACCTCGAAGCCCGCATGGCAGCCCTCTCTGCCGTGGCCCTGCACCCCAGGGTGGATTGCGATGCCGATTATTCTGGCACCTCCTCCACCTGGACCAAACAGCTCACCCGCATTCTCTCGGGCCAGAAAGCTCCAGAACCCAAAGCAGGCAGTAAACCTGCATCCAGCAAGTACTCCAAGGCCAGTCCCTTCCCTGCCAAACTGGTGGTCAACCGCAGAATCACTGCCCCCGGCTCCGAAAAAGACGTGCGGCACTTCGAGTTTGACCTTTCCGGTTCTGGCCTGACCTACGAGGCCGGAGACGCACTGGGCATCATCCCCACCAATGATCCCGAACTGGTGCAGGAAATTCTGCTGAGTCTGGAACTGACGGGCAAGGAGAGTGTCAGTGTCAAAGATGGAGAACAGCGCCTGTTTGAGGCCCTGTTCCGGCACTATGACATCGCCAGACCCGGCACCGACTTCATCCAGGCCCTCGCAGAGCGCACCGGAGACGGCAAACTCCGTGCCCTTCTGGACCCCGAGCGCAAAGCCGAACTCAGGGATTTCCTGTGGGGCAAACAGATTGCCGATCTGCTGGGCATGTACCGGGTGAAGTTCAGCGCTGCCGAGTTTGCCTCCCTCCTGAAACCCCTGCAGTCTCGCCTGTACAGCATTTCTTCCAGCCCCAGACTGGACCCCAACCGCGTCTCACTCACGGTTTCGGTGGTGCGTTATCAGGGGAATGGCAAGATCCGCAAAGGGGTGTCCTCTGGATTCCTGGCCGACCGTGCCCAGGTCAGTCCGGTGCCTCTCTTCGTGCAGAAGAATGCCACTTTCAAACTGCCCAAAGACCAGACGGCTCCGGTCATCATGATTGGTCCAGGCACCGGGATTGCCCCTTTCCGTGCGTTCCTGCATGACCGTCAGGCCAGCGGAGCCACTGGAAGAAACTGGCTCTTTTTTGGAGAGCAGCGCCAGAACACCGACTTCCTGTATCAGGAGGAACTGCTTGCCCTGCAGCAGAGGGGCATCCTCCACAAACTGGACACCGCCTTCTCCCGCGACCAGAAAGAAAAAGTCTACGTGCAGCACCGCATGCTCGAAAAAGCAAAAGAACTCTACGGCTGGATGCAAGACGGTGCACACATCTACATCTGCGGAGACGCAAGCCGCATGGCAAAAGATGTCGACCAGACCCTGCAGCGCATCCTGATGCAGCAAGGCAGCATGTCTGAAGACAGTGCCAGAGAGTACCTGGGGACCCTTGGGCAGCAGAAACGTTACCTCAGAGATGTGTATTAA
- the nirD gene encoding nitrite reductase small subunit NirD, producing MTQTLTREAVWVQVCELNDILLHAGVAAKVNGKQIAIFRVEENLLYATSNFDPFTKANVLSRGIIGTKGDVYKVASPLLKHSFNLKTGEYLDDPTITIPTYEVRVEDGKVWVKA from the coding sequence ATGACACAGACACTGACCAGAGAAGCCGTTTGGGTTCAAGTTTGCGAATTGAACGACATTCTCCTCCATGCTGGCGTGGCCGCCAAGGTGAACGGCAAACAGATTGCGATCTTCCGGGTGGAAGAAAACCTGCTCTACGCCACCAGCAACTTTGATCCCTTCACCAAGGCGAATGTGCTTTCCAGAGGCATCATCGGGACCAAAGGCGACGTGTACAAGGTGGCCTCACCCCTGCTGAAGCACAGCTTCAACCTGAAGACCGGTGAGTACCTCGATGACCCCACCATCACCATCCCCACCTATGAAGTGCGTGTGGAAGACGGAAAAGTATGGGTCAAGGCCTGA